A single window of Armatimonadota bacterium DNA harbors:
- a CDS encoding RNA polymerase sigma factor RpoE gives MSTREERHLIRAAQQGDSRAFDRLIHRYQAQVYRAMTRACANPDLAADVLQEAMIRAFRALPQFRGDSSFATWLFRIARNLCVRKQQQMMAHPTISLDQPLGEEEDAENLLRQMIDPTAQNPQQVVLDEEIRQKVREAVDKLPPNLREVLILRDMEDLSNQETAERTGLTVAAVKARLHRARALLREHLEEYFSES, from the coding sequence ATGTCCACTCGGGAAGAACGCCATCTGATTCGTGCTGCCCAGCAGGGCGATAGCCGCGCGTTTGACCGCCTGATCCATCGCTATCAGGCGCAGGTATATCGCGCTATGACCCGTGCCTGCGCCAACCCGGACCTGGCAGCGGACGTGCTGCAGGAGGCGATGATTCGCGCCTTCCGTGCCCTGCCGCAGTTTCGAGGGGACTCTTCGTTTGCGACATGGCTTTTCCGCATCGCCCGCAACCTGTGTGTGCGCAAACAACAGCAGATGATGGCGCATCCGACTATCTCGCTGGATCAGCCCCTTGGCGAGGAGGAAGACGCTGAAAACCTGCTGCGCCAGATGATAGACCCCACCGCCCAAAACCCGCAGCAGGTGGTGCTGGACGAGGAGATACGCCAGAAGGTGCGCGAGGCGGTAGATAAGCTGCCCCCCAACCTGCGCGAGGTGCTCATCCTGCGCGATATGGAAGACCTGTCCAATCAGGAGACGGCGGAGCGCACGGGGTTGACCGTCGCTGCGGTGAAGGCACGTTTGCACCGCGCCCGTGCCCTGCTACGCGAGCACTTGGAGGAGTACTTTTCGGAGTCTTAG
- the aroK gene encoding shikimate kinase, whose product MQHNVLPNVALIGFMGTGKSLLGQMLAQRWGWRFVDTDSLIEEKVGCSVAQIFERFGEEYFRQQETEVLRSLETQHHLVIATGGGVPTRPENVHSLRRHAVIVLLTAEPEVILQRVQPVQTRPKLASAPDPLAEIRRLLREREVAYACADIRVDTSALSPEEAVQHIEELLQAWKPTSLR is encoded by the coding sequence ATGCAACACAACGTGCTTCCGAACGTCGCGCTTATCGGATTTATGGGCACCGGCAAGAGCCTGCTGGGGCAAATGCTGGCGCAGCGGTGGGGATGGAGATTTGTGGACACCGATTCGCTGATAGAAGAGAAAGTGGGCTGTAGCGTGGCGCAGATTTTCGAGCGTTTCGGTGAGGAGTACTTCCGTCAGCAGGAAACAGAGGTTCTGCGCAGTTTGGAAACCCAGCATCACCTGGTTATTGCCACCGGAGGAGGGGTACCCACACGACCGGAGAACGTGCACTCCCTGCGCCGACATGCGGTTATCGTGTTGTTGACGGCAGAACCAGAGGTGATTTTACAGCGTGTTCAGCCTGTGCAGACACGACCGAAGCTGGCTTCTGCCCCCGACCCGCTGGCGGAGATACGTCGACTGTTGCGTGAACGCGAGGTCGCTTATGCCTGTGCCGACATCCGCGTGGATACTTCCGCCCTCTCGCCTGAGGAGGCGGTACAGCACATCGAGGAGCTGCTTCAAGCATGGAAACCAACTTCTCTCCGTTAA
- the aroB gene encoding 3-dehydroquinate synthase yields METNFSPLNLHVQLGERSYPIVIGSGVLQSASERIRALQPSQVVIVSHPRLAEWYGEPLQQSLEQEGIPAHLLTVPPGERTKRWDIAGRLLRRMAQLALDRRCLVVALGGGVIGDLAGFVAACYLRGVRYVQIPTTLLAQVDSSVGGKTGVNLPEGKNLVGAFHQPVLVLIDTDTLKTLSRRHFKAGLAEVLKYGIIADETLWRLVNAEANSLRRGYSTHLAGIIYRCCEIKANIVSEDETEQGIRAILNFGHTVGHALEAVAGYGRLLHGEAVSIGMVSAALVGEVVGVTPAGTTEEIARALRALGLPVALPREVEFESLLAVMVRDKKARDGQVRFVLIERIGQARLPLVVNEKEVLHALSVHRERFPREAM; encoded by the coding sequence ATGGAAACCAACTTCTCTCCGTTAAATCTTCATGTGCAGCTGGGTGAGCGCAGCTACCCCATCGTTATCGGCTCCGGGGTGCTGCAGAGTGCATCAGAGCGTATACGCGCTTTGCAACCCTCACAGGTGGTTATCGTATCCCATCCCCGGCTGGCGGAGTGGTACGGAGAGCCTCTGCAACAGTCTCTGGAGCAAGAAGGCATTCCGGCGCATCTGCTGACGGTTCCTCCGGGCGAGCGCACGAAGCGGTGGGATATCGCCGGCCGTTTGCTTCGGCGGATGGCGCAGCTGGCTCTGGACAGGCGTTGCCTCGTGGTAGCGCTTGGAGGAGGCGTCATCGGCGACCTGGCAGGGTTTGTGGCGGCGTGCTACCTGCGCGGGGTGCGTTATGTGCAGATTCCGACCACCCTGCTGGCACAGGTAGACTCCAGTGTAGGCGGTAAAACGGGCGTCAACCTGCCCGAGGGCAAGAATCTGGTCGGAGCGTTCCATCAGCCTGTTCTGGTATTGATAGATACAGACACCTTAAAGACGCTTTCTCGCCGTCATTTCAAGGCTGGTTTAGCAGAGGTGTTGAAGTATGGTATAATCGCAGACGAAACATTGTGGCGCCTGGTGAACGCTGAAGCAAACAGTCTGCGGCGAGGATATAGCACGCACCTTGCCGGGATTATCTATCGCTGCTGCGAGATTAAAGCAAATATCGTCTCAGAAGATGAGACCGAGCAAGGCATTCGTGCCATCCTGAACTTTGGGCACACGGTTGGACACGCTCTGGAAGCAGTAGCGGGCTACGGTCGCTTGCTGCACGGCGAGGCGGTGTCTATCGGCATGGTATCCGCCGCACTGGTTGGGGAAGTGGTGGGAGTCACCCCCGCTGGAACGACGGAAGAGATAGCGCGTGCGCTGCGTGCTCTCGGTTTACCAGTTGCTTTGCCTCGTGAGGTGGAGTTCGAATCGCTGCTTGCTGTCATGGTGCGCGATAAGAAGGCACGCGATGGGCAAGTGCGTTTTGTGCTGATCGAGCGCATCGGGCAGGCACGCCTGCCGCTCGTGGTGAATGAGAAAGAGGTGTTGCACGCACTGAGTGTACATCGCGAAAGGTTTCCTCGGGAGGCGATGTGA